A section of the Roseivirga sp. BDSF3-8 genome encodes:
- a CDS encoding amino acid adenylation domain-containing protein, with protein MQNLSKENIQNIYNLSPMQEGMYFHALLEEGTAYVQQVAYRVEGTLQPDLVKKTFEHLTARYDILRTVFVQKSTRDILQVVLREVEVDFAQEDISESDSKETALEQIKSREREKPFDLKKSVAFRLKVVKVDSHTYEVIWTYHHILMDGWSLAILLADFLDSYQAIEKGEKPVLPVARQFRDYVRWLGNQNGEDSQRFWKQYLQGYDRMARIPRHATKKEGTAYRPAHTTLAFDQKESQQLEKLATGAGVTVSLVFQALWGILLSRYQQQEDVVFGAVVSGRPADLPGIQNMPGMFINVIPVRLSPSPEETFTELLGSMQKEAAEALPHHYTPLVDVQRSSELTGGLFDHIMAFENYPIDERIAEGAQQEGSFRVTGFNLFEHTTYDFNLSVIPGDTLSIRFDFNLNVFTEEQLKDIAAQLKRIASQVTGNPAAKLKDIALLSEKQEADLLQVGRGEERPFDEKATLVSLFQKQVERTPDAIAIAGQEESFTYAQLADKARRVSQHLTRNGGVMPGDTVAIFMDRSADTIVSMLAIMYSGAAFVPVDTTYPDARKEHIVSQSECKALITHSNYLMDIGFFTGFLVALDVEADQLPDAAEIQASVAQDHNAYLIFTSGTTGWPKGVQVTHRNFVNYITWANDYYFNDEGGYNMPFFTSPSFDLTLTSIFSPLLRGGSIQLPQREAVQEVLSEVFGPGSPVQAVKLTPSHIRLLKNLNLSSSEVKKIIAGGEALKPDDIHTLLALNADMVIYNEYGPTETTVGASVKKIDREDTRINIGKPVANTRLYITDSRHTLLPYGATGEIVIAGEGVAKGYAGDDQATEAKFIKDPWGEGKAYLTGDLGRWLPGGMLAYEGRADEQVKVNGHRIEPGEVRSLLLEHASVNDAHVAVRLSPAGEPMLIAYYIADAAATEEALREHVGRSLPPYMVPRFLVEVQEIPLTANGKVDTTALPEPKEIVESRKAAYKAPASEPELFIASLFTKVLGAEKPGLNDDFFRLGGDSLKAIQLVNLSGERYPDVLQVGDVFNGATVGDLSAVINKRTGVEESAGQKEDFQEFEL; from the coding sequence ATGCAAAACCTGTCAAAGGAAAACATACAGAACATTTATAACCTCTCGCCTATGCAGGAGGGTATGTATTTTCATGCCCTCCTGGAGGAAGGGACAGCCTACGTGCAACAGGTGGCCTACCGGGTGGAAGGAACCCTTCAGCCTGACCTGGTCAAAAAGACCTTTGAACATCTGACCGCCCGCTACGACATATTAAGGACAGTCTTTGTGCAGAAATCCACCCGTGATATTCTGCAGGTGGTACTGAGAGAGGTAGAGGTCGATTTCGCTCAGGAAGATATCTCAGAAAGTGATTCGAAGGAAACCGCACTGGAGCAGATCAAGTCGCGCGAGCGCGAAAAGCCCTTCGATCTGAAGAAAAGCGTAGCCTTCCGGCTGAAAGTGGTAAAGGTAGACAGCCACACCTATGAAGTCATCTGGACCTATCACCATATCCTCATGGACGGTTGGTCACTGGCTATCCTGCTGGCCGACTTTCTCGATAGCTACCAGGCTATAGAAAAAGGTGAGAAGCCCGTCCTACCCGTAGCCAGGCAGTTTCGGGACTATGTGCGCTGGCTGGGAAATCAGAATGGCGAAGACAGTCAGCGCTTCTGGAAACAGTACCTGCAAGGCTATGACCGTATGGCGCGTATACCCAGGCATGCCACTAAAAAGGAAGGTACCGCCTATCGCCCCGCTCACACCACCCTGGCCTTTGACCAAAAGGAAAGTCAGCAGCTCGAAAAGCTGGCTACCGGAGCAGGGGTAACGGTAAGCCTGGTGTTTCAGGCCCTTTGGGGAATCCTGCTAAGCCGGTACCAGCAGCAGGAAGACGTTGTATTCGGCGCAGTGGTCTCAGGCCGTCCGGCCGATTTGCCCGGCATTCAGAATATGCCCGGTATGTTTATCAACGTGATTCCCGTCCGCCTCTCGCCCTCACCTGAGGAGACCTTTACAGAGCTGTTAGGCAGCATGCAGAAAGAAGCTGCTGAAGCCTTGCCCCATCACTATACGCCATTGGTAGATGTACAGCGCTCCAGCGAATTGACAGGCGGGCTTTTCGACCACATTATGGCCTTCGAGAACTATCCAATTGATGAGCGGATAGCGGAAGGAGCTCAGCAGGAGGGAAGCTTCCGTGTTACCGGCTTTAACCTGTTCGAGCACACCACCTATGACTTTAACCTGTCAGTCATTCCCGGGGATACCCTCAGCATACGTTTTGACTTTAACCTGAATGTATTCACTGAGGAACAACTCAAAGATATTGCCGCGCAGCTTAAGCGGATAGCCAGTCAGGTCACAGGCAACCCTGCGGCAAAGCTAAAGGACATTGCTCTGCTGAGCGAAAAGCAAGAGGCAGACCTGTTGCAGGTGGGCAGAGGCGAAGAGCGCCCATTTGATGAAAAGGCCACGCTGGTCTCGCTTTTCCAAAAGCAGGTGGAGCGTACACCGGATGCGATCGCGATTGCCGGTCAGGAGGAGAGTTTCACCTACGCTCAACTTGCAGACAAAGCCCGCCGTGTTTCGCAACACCTGACCAGGAATGGCGGAGTGATGCCGGGTGATACGGTGGCGATCTTCATGGACCGGTCAGCCGATACCATTGTATCCATGCTTGCCATCATGTATAGCGGGGCAGCCTTTGTGCCAGTGGATACCACATACCCCGATGCCCGCAAAGAGCACATAGTCAGCCAATCAGAGTGTAAAGCCCTGATCACTCACAGCAACTACCTCATGGATATCGGCTTTTTTACCGGGTTTCTGGTGGCCTTAGATGTTGAGGCGGATCAGCTACCCGACGCTGCAGAGATACAAGCCAGTGTTGCCCAGGACCACAACGCCTACCTGATATTCACCTCAGGTACCACCGGGTGGCCAAAAGGTGTGCAGGTGACCCACCGTAATTTTGTGAATTACATCACCTGGGCAAATGACTACTATTTCAACGATGAGGGAGGGTACAATATGCCTTTCTTCACCTCTCCCTCATTTGACCTCACCCTCACCAGCATTTTCTCCCCGCTGCTGAGAGGGGGAAGCATCCAACTGCCACAGAGGGAAGCGGTGCAGGAAGTCCTTTCGGAAGTATTTGGCCCGGGTTCGCCGGTTCAGGCCGTAAAGCTGACGCCCTCACATATACGCCTGCTCAAAAACCTGAACCTCAGTAGCTCGGAGGTGAAGAAAATCATCGCCGGAGGTGAGGCCCTGAAGCCAGATGATATTCACACCCTCCTGGCGCTGAACGCGGACATGGTCATTTATAACGAATACGGCCCTACGGAGACTACAGTAGGAGCTTCTGTGAAAAAAATTGACCGTGAGGACACCCGTATAAATATCGGCAAGCCCGTAGCCAATACACGCCTGTACATCACCGATAGCAGGCACACCCTGCTTCCTTATGGTGCCACGGGAGAGATCGTGATCGCCGGTGAGGGAGTCGCAAAAGGCTACGCGGGTGATGACCAGGCCACGGAGGCTAAGTTTATTAAGGATCCCTGGGGAGAAGGCAAAGCCTACCTGACGGGAGATCTCGGTCGCTGGCTGCCCGGTGGCATGCTGGCTTATGAGGGGCGTGCTGATGAGCAGGTAAAAGTAAACGGCCACCGCATAGAACCGGGGGAAGTGAGAAGCCTGCTGCTGGAACACGCTTCAGTAAACGATGCTCATGTAGCTGTACGCCTGTCTCCGGCAGGTGAGCCCATGCTCATAGCCTATTATATAGCTGATGCTGCCGCAACGGAAGAGGCTCTCCGGGAGCATGTAGGCAGGTCATTACCCCCCTACATGGTGCCCCGCTTCCTGGTAGAAGTTCAGGAAATCCCGCTGACGGCGAATGGCAAGGTCGACACCACAGCGCTGCCGGAACCTAAAGAGATAGTGGAAAGCCGAAAGGCCGCATACAAAGCACCTGCCAGTGAGCCGGAGCTATTTATAGCCTCACTCTTCACTAAAGTGCTCGGAGCTGAAAAGCCCGGTCTGAATGATGATTTCTTCCGCCTGGGAGGTGATTCATTGAAAGCGATCCAACTGGTAAACCTTAGCGGGGAGCGCTACCCCGATGTCCTGCAGGTAGGCGATGTATTTAACGGTGCCACAGTGGGTGACCTCAGTGCGGTGATCAATAAGCGCACCGGGGTAGAAGAGAGCGCCGGCCAGAAAGAGGATTTTCAGGAATTTGAATTGTAA